In the Diachasmimorpha longicaudata isolate KC_UGA_2023 chromosome 1, iyDiaLong2, whole genome shotgun sequence genome, one interval contains:
- the LOC135164421 gene encoding uncharacterized protein LOC135164421: MMYQLSIISIVPGIPRVISSLFSHFFPDFPSTILRQTTVNCITHKRGSRRSGPPEGGSNHRQVEKKKYPTLPRCQREKERNRGYRTGVCRPEVTRVESKRAEMTNPPHTIDQPVVLRPSNREPRECQISVHRDHECNQV, translated from the exons ATGATGTACCAGCTGAGCATTATCTCAAT agTACCGGGAATACCTAGAGTAATTTCATCCCTATTCTCTCATTTCTTCCCTGATTTTCCCTCCACTATCCTCCGTCAGACCACGGTCAACTGCATCACACATAAACGTGGGAGTCGTCGCAGTGGGCCTCCGGAAGGTGGCTCGAACCACAGAcaagtagagaaaaaaaaatatcccactCTCCCCCGGTGTCagcgagagaaagagagaaacaggggATATCGTACCGGCGTGTGCAGGCCCGAAGTAACACGAGTTGAGTCGAAGAGAGCCGAAATGACGAACCCTCCGCACACGATAGACCAACCAGTCGTGCTGCGACCGTCTAACCGTGAGCCTCGCGAGTGTCAAATTTCGGTTCATCGGGATCACGAGTGCAATCAAGTGTAA